A stretch of DNA from Solea solea chromosome 11, fSolSol10.1, whole genome shotgun sequence:
TTAGAGCATGTCTTAAAACTGATGGCTaattcttcctctttctttctttcttttttttgaactGAAAATTGTCAGCGCAGAACTTTTCATTCTGAAGAAATGACAGCTGAATGAAACACATTCTGATCTCAGGTGTACTAACCGGTGCCAAGACATCTCCTGCATAGCGCTTCAGGGGCGGAGGCCCCCTCCTCCTCCGGTGGGATTGAGGTCGTCTCCTACACTCTCGGTATCTCTGCTTGTTGGcgtgtttcttctgtttttcataTGTAGCTGAGAAGAATCCAGAGGGCAGAAAAGAGGAAGTTATGAATTTGAATGAGGAAAATCAGCTTTAACATGAAAACAGTGGGAAGTGCAGGTGGGACTGAACTCACCTGCTCTGTGTGATACTCCTTTGGCAGTAAATTTCCACTGCACTAAAACACCCAAAAGACTCAAGACAGGACAAATTGCGATGATCACCCAGTCAAACCAACACAGTGGGTCTGGGACAACTTGACGAAGCAGATCATAAACCTGATTAGGCAACATAAACGTCCCCACCAGGTAATCCACACCCAGCATCACAGTGGTGGCTCCCAACACAGACGTGTAGAAGATGCTGAACATTTTCTGCCACTTAAGCATGAAGACCGCAGTGGTGATGCTGACGACCAGGATGCTGGTGAGAGGCACCCACGCAGGAGTGAGGCTGTAAAACTGTCCGACAACCACCAGGGTGATGAGAGTGAGCAGGGTCCCTAGCTGTAGGCCGCTGAGGAAGAGTCCCAGTGTTGACAACAACGTTGTCATCAGGCCGCAGAGAACGCCCACACCAAGGCAAATCCCCGCCTTGCTCTCTATCCCCAGCTGGACGTCCAACAGAGGCTCCTTGTGGTACAACAGAAGTATGGCTATCGTGCCAAACATgaagccagaaaaaaacatgaccaTCTTAAAGCAGCGGTACCCTGGAAAGATGATTAAAGACAAGGTCAAACAAACTGTTCCTAATTTGAATACAAATCCAAAATGGCAGTATTTTACAGATGCATCAGGGCAGACTTTCAATGATCCAACTGTCCAAACATACACATGATGTAAAATACAACCACATGGTCGGCCTCAAAAAAcctaagaaaaaaaactggatcTTTGGACAGATCACAGCAGCAAAAttggtgtaaataatcaaaggAATGAcagctgagttccatttagcctCCTCAGTTTTGGTGTTCATCCTGacttaaatgaaatgaatggtGCCATCAGTATGTGAACAGACCTTTTCTTGCATA
This window harbors:
- the LOC131469109 gene encoding transmembrane protein 198 isoform X2 yields the protein MAVSLITEEPGADLCMLKINMNYEVMSYVVCSVCLSFGLIYCFLGYRCFKMVMFFSGFMFGTIAILLLYHKEPLLDVQLGIESKAGICLGVGVLCGLMTTLLSTLGLFLSGLQLGTLLTLITLVVVGQFYSLTPAWVPLTSILVVSITTAVFMLKWQKMFSIFYTSVLGATTVMLGVDYLVGTFMLPNQVYDLLRQVVPDPLCWFDWVIIAICPVLSLLGVLVQWKFTAKGVSHRAATYEKQKKHANKQRYRECRRRPQSHRRRRGPPPLKRYAGDVLAPSYIQSLQERQMGTGSSGSSVSTITHTLIDFDFETGSMVPLTAASSGFTV